In Dolichospermum flos-aquae CCAP 1403/13F, the following proteins share a genomic window:
- a CDS encoding HetP family heterocyst commitment protein, translated as MNYQASSSQNDFHSAIAPEQFNRIIEAIADGRYSWACVLILRCIDYNPIHYIPQRTYSRLIKENRQDPGTASKPKTDI; from the coding sequence ATGAACTATCAAGCTTCTTCTTCTCAGAACGATTTTCATAGTGCCATCGCTCCCGAACAGTTCAATCGTATCATTGAAGCTATTGCTGATGGACGGTATTCTTGGGCTTGTGTGCTGATTTTACGTTGTATTGATTACAATCCAATTCACTATATTCCCCAGCGGACTTACAGCCGATTGATTAAAGAAAACCGTCAAGATCCTGGAACAGCTAGTAAACCAAAAACAGATATTTAA
- the nifJ gene encoding pyruvate:ferredoxin (flavodoxin) oxidoreductase: MKMRTFATIDGNEAVAKVVYQLNEVIAIYPITPSSPMAEWSDTWMSEGKPNIWGTVPAVVQLQSEGGVAGAVHGALQTGSLTTTFTASQGLMLMLPNMYKIAGELTPTVFHIAARSLAAQALSIFGDHSDVMATRTTGFAMLCAASVQEAHDFALISTKATLSSRIPYLHFFDGFRTSHEVNKVEILTTPDLQKFIPLDLVIAHRLRALTPDNPVLRGTAQNPDVYFQARETVNSFYLACPDITQQVMDEFAAMTGRQYQLFDYHGHLEAEKIIILMGSGCETVHETVDYLNQQGEKVGIIKVRLYRPFDTQRFINSLPKTTRIIAVLDRTKESGAIGEPLYIDVVTALAENQLHKIKVVGGRYGLSSKEFTPAMVKAVFDNLDVEKPKNHFTVGINDDVTHTSLTYNPEFNIEADNIVRAIFYGLGADGTVGANKNSIKIIGEETDNFAQGYFVYDSKKSGSVTVSHLRFGSQPIHSTYLITKANFVACHQWDFVEKFPILKDIIPGGTFLLNSHYHKDEIWNKLPAAMQTEIINKNIKFYVINAYKVAREAGMGGHINTVMQVCFFAISGVLPREEAIDQIKKSICKAYSKKGEEIVQMNIQAVDKTLENLYEIRERGTGNTSTSSVHRREQENIRVSSIPDYAPAFVRNVLGKMIVREGDDLPVSALPVDGTYPTGTSKWEKRNIAEEIPVWDADVCIQCGKCVMVCPHSVIRAKVYAPEELENAPTTFKSANAKEHDWHDLKFTIQVAAEDCTGCGICVDVCPAKNKAEPRKKAINMAAQKPLREQERENWDFFLNLPNPDRRNLQLNHINQQQMQEPLFEFSGACAGCGETPYIKLVTQLFGDRMIVANATGCSSIYGGNLPTTPWAKNAAGRGPAWSNSLFEDNAEFGLGFRVSIDKQAEFAAYLLQQLAPQIGETLVTDILTAEQKDESDIYSQRERIAILKGKLKEIITADEHRLTQMKEDSISVYLRLSAFKNLQSLVDYLVKKSVWIIGGDGWAYDIGYGGLDHVIASGRNVNILVLDTEVYSNTGGQMSKSTPKGAVAKFAAGGKPTTKKDLGLIAMTYGNVYVASVAMGAKDEQTLKTFLEAEAYDGPSLIIAYSHCIAHGINMSTAMQNQKAAVDSGRWLLYRYHPDRLQQGENPLQLDSRTPHIPIENSMYMENRFKMLTKINPETAKELLKESQADVNTRWQMYQYLAARKLK; encoded by the coding sequence ATGAAGATGAGAACCTTTGCAACTATAGATGGTAATGAAGCTGTAGCTAAAGTCGTTTACCAACTAAACGAAGTTATTGCCATTTACCCAATTACCCCATCTTCACCGATGGCGGAATGGTCTGATACTTGGATGAGTGAGGGAAAACCGAACATCTGGGGAACAGTTCCTGCGGTGGTACAGTTGCAGAGTGAAGGGGGGGTTGCGGGTGCTGTACATGGGGCTTTACAAACGGGTTCACTGACAACCACATTTACAGCATCTCAGGGGTTAATGTTGATGCTACCAAATATGTACAAAATTGCTGGTGAACTTACACCTACAGTATTTCATATTGCGGCGCGATCGCTTGCAGCCCAAGCCCTTTCCATTTTCGGAGATCATAGTGATGTCATGGCCACAAGAACTACAGGTTTTGCCATGTTATGCGCTGCTTCTGTGCAAGAAGCCCATGATTTTGCCCTAATTTCCACAAAAGCAACTTTATCATCTCGCATACCTTACTTACACTTTTTTGATGGTTTTCGCACTTCCCACGAAGTCAATAAAGTAGAAATCTTAACAACTCCAGACTTACAAAAATTTATTCCTTTAGACTTAGTAATTGCCCATCGTTTACGGGCTTTAACACCTGATAACCCGGTATTACGAGGAACGGCGCAAAACCCTGATGTTTATTTTCAAGCTAGAGAAACAGTAAACTCTTTTTATCTCGCTTGTCCAGATATTACTCAACAGGTAATGGATGAATTTGCTGCAATGACGGGGAGACAATATCAACTATTTGATTATCATGGACATTTAGAAGCAGAAAAAATAATTATTCTCATGGGTTCTGGTTGCGAAACAGTTCATGAAACCGTAGATTATCTCAATCAACAAGGTGAAAAAGTGGGAATTATCAAAGTTAGATTATATCGTCCCTTTGATACCCAAAGATTTATTAATTCTCTGCCCAAAACAACCCGGATAATTGCCGTTTTAGATAGAACGAAAGAATCAGGGGCAATTGGTGAACCTTTATATATAGATGTAGTTACAGCTTTGGCAGAAAACCAACTTCACAAAATTAAAGTTGTGGGAGGTAGATATGGTTTATCATCTAAAGAATTTACACCAGCAATGGTAAAAGCGGTATTTGATAATTTAGATGTGGAGAAACCAAAAAATCATTTTACTGTGGGGATTAATGATGATGTTACTCATACCAGTTTAACATATAATCCCGAATTTAATATAGAAGCCGACAATATAGTTAGGGCAATTTTCTACGGTTTGGGTGCAGATGGTACAGTAGGGGCAAATAAAAATTCCATCAAAATCATTGGAGAAGAAACAGATAATTTTGCCCAAGGTTATTTTGTTTATGATTCTAAAAAATCTGGTTCAGTCACAGTCTCTCATTTGCGTTTTGGTTCTCAACCAATTCATTCTACTTATTTAATCACTAAAGCTAATTTTGTCGCTTGTCATCAATGGGACTTTGTAGAAAAATTTCCCATATTGAAAGATATTATTCCTGGTGGCACTTTTTTACTAAATTCACATTATCACAAAGATGAAATTTGGAATAAATTACCTGCTGCAATGCAAACAGAGATAATTAACAAAAATATCAAATTCTATGTAATCAATGCCTACAAAGTCGCCCGTGAAGCCGGAATGGGTGGACATATTAACACCGTTATGCAGGTTTGTTTCTTTGCCATTTCCGGTGTTTTACCAAGAGAAGAAGCTATAGATCAAATTAAAAAATCTATCTGTAAAGCCTACAGTAAAAAAGGCGAAGAAATCGTACAAATGAATATTCAAGCCGTTGATAAAACCTTGGAAAATCTCTATGAAATTAGGGAACGGGGAACGGGGAACACTTCGACAAGCTCAGTGCATCGCAGGGAACAAGAAAATATAAGAGTGTCCTCAATCCCCGATTATGCACCTGCATTTGTCCGCAATGTATTAGGGAAAATGATAGTCCGTGAAGGTGATGATTTACCTGTGAGTGCATTACCTGTAGATGGTACATATCCCACAGGAACATCTAAATGGGAAAAACGCAATATTGCTGAAGAAATTCCGGTTTGGGATGCTGACGTTTGTATTCAATGTGGTAAATGTGTGATGGTGTGTCCTCATAGTGTCATTCGCGCTAAAGTATATGCACCAGAAGAATTAGAAAATGCCCCAACAACTTTTAAAAGTGCCAATGCCAAAGAACATGATTGGCATGATTTAAAGTTTACCATTCAAGTAGCAGCAGAAGATTGTACAGGTTGCGGTATTTGTGTTGATGTTTGTCCCGCAAAAAATAAAGCCGAACCGCGCAAAAAAGCCATTAATATGGCAGCACAAAAACCATTGCGAGAACAAGAACGAGAAAATTGGGATTTCTTCTTAAATCTCCCTAACCCAGATAGACGAAATTTGCAGTTGAATCATATTAATCAACAACAAATGCAAGAACCGTTGTTTGAGTTTTCTGGTGCTTGTGCTGGATGTGGAGAAACACCTTATATTAAATTAGTAACACAATTATTTGGCGATCGCATGATCGTCGCCAACGCCACCGGTTGTTCCTCTATCTATGGTGGTAACTTACCCACCACACCTTGGGCAAAAAACGCCGCAGGTAGGGGGCCAGCATGGTCTAACAGTCTATTTGAAGATAACGCCGAATTTGGCTTAGGTTTCCGCGTTTCCATAGATAAACAAGCGGAATTTGCAGCTTATTTACTCCAACAACTTGCACCCCAAATAGGTGAAACTCTAGTTACAGATATTCTCACCGCAGAACAAAAAGACGAATCGGATATTTACTCTCAACGTGAACGAATTGCTATTCTCAAAGGAAAATTAAAAGAAATTATCACCGCAGATGAACACAGATTAACGCAGATGAAAGAGGATTCTATTAGCGTTTATCTGCGTTTATCTGCGTTTAAAAATCTTCAATCCCTCGTTGATTATTTAGTGAAAAAAAGTGTTTGGATCATTGGTGGTGACGGTTGGGCGTATGATATTGGTTATGGTGGATTAGATCATGTAATTGCTAGTGGACGCAACGTTAATATTCTCGTATTAGACACAGAAGTTTATTCTAATACTGGTGGTCAAATGTCCAAATCTACCCCTAAAGGTGCAGTGGCAAAATTTGCCGCAGGTGGTAAACCTACAACTAAGAAAGATTTGGGTTTAATTGCCATGACCTACGGTAATGTTTATGTTGCTAGTGTAGCAATGGGCGCAAAAGATGAACAAACCCTGAAAACTTTCTTAGAAGCCGAAGCTTACGACGGTCCATCATTAATTATTGCCTACAGTCATTGTATTGCTCACGGTATCAACATGAGTACAGCCATGCAAAACCAAAAGGCTGCTGTAGACTCTGGACGCTGGTTATTATATCGCTATCACCCCGACAGATTACAACAGGGAGAAAACCCTTTACAACTTGATTCCCGTACCCCTCACATACCAATAGAAAATTCCATGTACATGGAAAACCGTTTTAAAATGTTGACGAAAATTAACCCAGAAACGGCAAAAGAACTCCTCAAAGAATCCCAAGCAGATGTTAATACCCGTTGGCAAATGTATCAATATTTAGCTGCAAGAAAATTAAAATAG